In Callospermophilus lateralis isolate mCalLat2 chromosome 4, mCalLat2.hap1, whole genome shotgun sequence, one genomic interval encodes:
- the LOC143397420 gene encoding ubiquitin carboxyl-terminal hydrolase 17-like protein 6, with protein MEAASLHCGGESQFHDCIKPEWSSNAADAKVHLGPSLPAESSLSPCPDAPLNKNSAPVGLLLAPRGKLCLKWQRPSAAGAGLQNMGNTCYVNAALQCLTYTAPLANYMLSQEHCQCCPRHRVCMLCVMQAHVTRALRHPGDVIQPLPALVDGFHTSRQEDAHEFLLFTLHAMQKACLRGHKQPGAHPKDPTLMRQIFGGCWRSQIKCLHCCGLSDTFDPYLDIMLDITAAPSVQHALEHLVKPEWLEGENAYQCGVCQKKRPACKTLTLQKAPKVLMLVLKRFSDLTGEKIAKHVQYPECLDMQPYMSQRGRGPLVYALYAVLVHACVSCHSGHYYCYIKAGNGHWYKMDDAKVVACDIACVLSQRAYVLFYVQKSDLETDNGSVSLGRETIAHGPGDTILGVTQGELQGDSYCKALEPEERLVDTANGEITLDQWKFLQQQNRPKSEFNLRKVEFTLPPNVVVIHQSKHREKENINDKQEKYKQSKDTKYRVGEELVNTGQLPCLAGRPRATKKKNKQGKRTVIVV; from the coding sequence ATGGAGGCAGCTTCACTCCACTGTGGAGGTGAGTCTCAGTTTCATGACTGTATAAAACCTGAATGGTCATCAAATGCAGCTGATGCTAAAGTCCATTTGGGTCCTTCTCTACCTGCAGAGTCATCATTGTCACCTTGCCCTGATGCACCCTTAAATAAGAATTCAGCTCCTGTGGGGCTACTGCTGGCTCCTAGAGGAAAACTTTGTCTGAAGTGGCAGAGACCGTCTGCAGCTGGTGCTGGGCTGCAGAACATGGGAAACACTTGCTACGTGAATGCAGCCCTGCAGTGCCTGACATACACAGCTCCCCTGGCCAACTACATgctgtcccaggagcactgccaaTGCTGTCCTCGTCACAGGGTCTGCATGCTGTGTGTGATGCAAGCCCACGTGACACGGGCTCTCCGCCACCCTGGGGATGTCATTCAGCCCCTGCCTGCTTTGGTTGACGGCTTCCACACTTCCCGGCAAGAAGATGCCCATGAATTTCTGCTCTTCACTCTCCATGCCATGCAGAAAGCATGTCTGCGTGGGCACAAGCAGCCAGGTGCTCACCCCAAGGACCCTACCCTCATGCGCCAGATATTTGGAGGGTGCTGGAGATCCCAAATCAAGTGTCTCCACTGCTGTGGCCTTTCAGACACTTTTGACCCCTACCTGGACATTATGCTAGACATCACGGCAGCTCCCAGTGTGCAGCATGCACTGGAGCACTTGGTGAAGCCTGAGTGGCTGGAAGGGGAGAACGCCTACCAGTGTGGTGTTTGTCAGAAGAAGAGGCCAGCCTGTAAGACCCTGACCCTGCAGAAGGCACCAAAAGTGCTTATGCTTGTTTTGAAACGGTTCTCGGATCTCACAGGGGAAAAAATTGCTAAGCACGTGCAGTATCCTGAGTGTCTTGACATGCAGCCATACATGTCTCAGCGGGGCAGAGGCCCACTGGTGTATGCCCTCTATGCTGTGCTGGTCCATGCCTGCGTGAGTTGTCACAGTGGACATTACTATTGTTACATAAAAGCTGGCAATGGCCACTGGTACAAAATGGACGATGCTAAGGTAGTGGCCTGTGACATTGCTTGTGTCCTGAGTCAGCGTGCCTATGTCCTCTTTTACGTCCAGAAGAGTGATCTTGAAACTGACAATGGGAGTGTGTCACTAGGTAGGGAAACAATAGCGCATGGGCCTGGGGACACAATCTTGGGAGTCACCCAAGGAGAGCTCCAAGGAGACTCCTATTGCAAAGCACTAGAGCCAGAAGAGCGCTTGGTGGATACAGCTAACGGAGAAATCACCTTGGATCAGTGGAAATTTCTCCAACAACAGAACCGACCAAAGTCTGAATTCAACCTCAGGAAAGTGGAATTCACTCTGCCTCCCAATGTTGTTGTGATTCACCAGTCAAAACACAGAGAAAAGGAGAACATAAACGATAAGCAGGAAAAATACAAGCAGAGCAAGGATACCAAGTACAGAGTAGGTGAGGAGTTGGTGAACACTGGCCAACTCCCGTGTCTTGCAGGAAGGCCCAGAGCCACCAAGAAGAAGAACAAGCAGGGCAAGAGGACAGTAATTGTGGTCTAG